A genomic window from Solanum stenotomum isolate F172 chromosome 10, ASM1918654v1, whole genome shotgun sequence includes:
- the LOC125843232 gene encoding F-box/kelch-repeat protein At3g06240-like, with translation MEPEFSNGTQFPSNSVPDSILTIPVLPAGYSLLWIPTTRKYKDLPLFRPRSEKHKCAAYGFGYDELHDDYKIVLISYNDIIRSSDDVMVKVYSLKSDSWTSVDYCDETFYRKKCAGYYEYRLNCGGLFVDGKLHWDAYIYDPEFDPVEYSGRNIISFDLANEKWEKVGKPSYGEGETEMCVVTLGSDICVFTDYKTTHLAAWVMKEYGNKEPWIKMFTITHPTNPNWYPTFFVSIKGENLMVLIWSNFHDIHFQR, from the exons ATGGAACCCGAATTCTCCAATGGTACTCAATTTCCATCAAACTCAGTGCCGGATTCGATCTTGACAATTCCTGTTCTGCCAGCAG GATATTCCCTTTTATGGATTCCAACAACTAGAAAGTACAAGGATTTGCCTCTTTTTAGACCTAGATCGGAAAAACACAAATGTGCTGCATATGGTTTTGGATATGATGAGCTCCATGATGATTATAAGATAGTTCTTATTTCTTATAATGATATTATTCGCAGTTCAGATGATGTTATGGTCAAAGTATATAGTCTAAAGAGTGATTCTTGGACTAGTGTTGATTATTGTGATGAGACATTCTATAGGAAAAAGTGTGCTGGTTATTATGAGTATAGATTAAATTGTGGAGGTTTGTTTGTGGATGGGAAGCTTCATTGGGATGCTTATATTTATGATCCTGAatttgatccagttgagtatTCAGGTAGGAAcattatttcttttgatttagcTAATGAGAAATGGGAAAAGGTGGGGAAGCCCTCCTATGGAGAAGGAGAGACTGAAATGTGTGTGGTAACGTTGGGAAGTGATATATGTGTTTTTACTGATTATAAGACAACTCATTTAGCTGCTTGGGTTATGAAGGAGTATGGTAATAAAGAACCTTGGATAAAGATGTTTACCATCACACATCCAACTAATCCAAACTGGTATCCAACCTTTTTCGTGTCAATTAAAGGTGAAAACTTGATGGTGTTAATATGGAGTAACTTCCATGATATACATTTCCAAAGGTGA
- the LOC125842043 gene encoding F-box/kelch-repeat protein At3g23880-like: MASKAANRRKRAPFPSNPMEDSNLTEILPPELITEILLRVPVKSLLKFRSVSKFWLALISSREFIKNHLSLSASNHHVLISIQNRDCKWNFKECLFRSLFNDSVTEAFDLKYPIEDNSKLIDILGSCNGLILLMGYIGYLLLWNPTTRMHKKLPNPRPRWKNYYDDYGFGYDELRDDYKVVGIFYISGRSHGSEVKIYSLKSDSWTNIDYCDEEILNTDDSGRTMRLRDSGFFANGKLHWDTITFSPNFDDVRKCRRIICFDLANEKWEKVEKPSYGVGETDMCMGMLGSDFCVFRDYNKTQLGVWVMNGYGVKESWIKKFTITYPIKKDLCPPLFMSNKGEMLVALRTITSIMYDSKDDAFRYPHVINCNDFHGVAIYVESLVCPFSTEVTEKATKQRPKKLRSKQLRNK; this comes from the coding sequence ATGGCTTCTAAAGCCGCCAATCGCAGAAAAAGAGCTCCATTTCCATCAAATCCAATGGAAGATTCGAACTTGACTGAAATCCTGCCACCTGAACTCATCACTGAAATCCTTTTGAGGGTTCCCGTGAAATCCCTCTTGAAATTCAGGTCTGTATCGAAATTTTGGCTTGCTTTAATCTCTAGCCGTGAATTTATCAAAAACCATCTCAGTTTATCAGCTAGTAATCACCATGTGCTTATTTCTATTCAGAATAGAGATTGTAAGTGGAATTTCAAAGAATGTCTTTTTAGGTCTTTATTTAATGACTCTGTTACTGAGGCTTTTGACTTGAAGTATCCCATTGAAGACAACAGTAAACTTATCGATATTTTGGGTTCTTGCAATGGATTGATTTTGCTTATGGGTTATATAGGATATTTGCTTTTATGGAATCCAACAACTAGAATGCATAAGAAATTGCCTAATCCTAGACCTAGATGGAAGAACTACTATGACGATTATGGTTTTGGATATGATGAGCTTCGTGACGATTATAAGGTAGtgggtattttttatatatcagGCCGTTCACATGGGAGTGAGGTCAAAATATATAGTCTAAAAAGTGATTCTTGGACTAATATTGATTATTGTGATGAGGAGATATTAAATACTGATGACTCTGGTAGAACAATGAGATTAAGAGATTCTGGTTTTTTTGCTAATGGGAAGCTGCATTGGGATACGATTACTTTTAGTCCTAATTTCGATGATGTGCGTAAGTGCAGGAgaattatttgttttgatttagCTAATGAGAAATGGGAAAAGGTGGAGAAGCCCTCGTATGGAGTAGGAGAGACTGATATGTGTATGGGAATGTTGGGAAGTGATTTTTGTGTCTTTAGGGATTACAACAAAACTCAGTTAGGTGTTTGGGTTATGAATGGATATGGGGTTAAAGAGTCTTGGATAAAGAAGTTTACCATCACGTATCCAATTAAGAAAGATTTATGTCCACCTCTGTTCATGTCAAATAAAGGTGAAATGCTGGTGGCATTAAGAACAATTACTTCCATTATGTACGATTCAAAAGACGACGCATTCAGATATCCACATGTTATTAACTGCAATGACTTCCATGGAGTGGCAATATACGTCGAAAGCTTAGTTTGTCCTTTTTCAACTGAAGTGACAGAGAAAGCAACAAAACAAAGGCCGAAAAAGCTCAGATCAAAACAATTGAGAAACAAATAA